A genome region from Hevea brasiliensis isolate MT/VB/25A 57/8 chromosome 7, ASM3005281v1, whole genome shotgun sequence includes the following:
- the LOC110671017 gene encoding heavy metal-associated isoprenylated plant protein 23 has product MGVGATLEYLSDLMAFSGYKQKKKKKQLQTVELKVRMDCDGCELKVKNALSSLSGVKKVEINRKQQKVTVTGYVDSNKVLKKAKSTGKKTEIWPYVPYNLVAQPYIAQAYDKRAPPGYVRNVESTATTGTVTRYEEPYISMFSDDNPNACSIM; this is encoded by the exons ATGGGAGTTGGAGCTACTTTGGAGTATTTATCTGATTTGATGGCATTTAGTGGCTataaacagaagaagaagaagaagcaattaCAGACTGTAGAGCTTAAGGTCAGGATGGACTGTGATGGCTGTGAGCTCAAGGTCAAGAATGCCCTTTCTTCATTAAGTG gaGTTAAAAAGGTGGAGATAAACAGGAAACAGCAGAAGGTTACTGTAACTGGTTATGTAGATTCAAACAAGGTATTGAAGAAGGCTAAGTCAACAGGAAAAAAGACTGAGATTTGGCCTTACGTTCCTTACAATTTAGTGGCTCAGCCTTACATTGCTCAGGCTTATGACAAGAGGGCACCTCCTGGTTATGTCAGGAACGTGGAAAGCACTGCAACCACTGGCACTGTGACCAGATATGAAGAACCATATATCTCCATGTTCAGTGATGACAACCCAAATGCCTGCTCTATCATGTAA